From a region of the Cenarchaeum symbiont of Oopsacas minuta genome:
- a CDS encoding dihydroorotate dehydrogenase, which produces MEIFQRLYKSGAGAIVSKSLSTKPWDGYHNPTFVGLDNGGWINAVGLSNPGAREFANIIKGNKDVPMIVSLVGSEPSDFAEMISRFDTENITAYELNLSCPHVAKVGLEVGDDLELVSNIISVAKSASNVPIIVKVGLGSTDYLSTVETAIKAGADAITAINTLRAMAIDVETQNPVLSNVIGGMSGSPIKPVAIRCVYEITDKFDIPVIGCGGISSWTDATEFILAGASAVQVGSAIGDDGMDIFKEINDGLLRYMDRKGFDSIMDMVGSVRKS; this is translated from the coding sequence ATGGAGATATTTCAGCGTCTATACAAATCTGGTGCAGGTGCAATAGTCTCAAAATCACTCAGTACAAAGCCTTGGGATGGATACCACAATCCTACATTTGTAGGACTAGATAATGGCGGTTGGATAAATGCAGTCGGACTCTCAAATCCTGGTGCTAGAGAATTTGCAAATATAATAAAAGGTAACAAAGACGTACCGATGATAGTTAGTCTAGTCGGGTCAGAACCATCAGATTTTGCAGAGATGATAAGTAGATTTGACACAGAAAACATTACTGCATACGAGTTGAACCTTTCATGTCCACATGTGGCAAAGGTAGGACTAGAGGTAGGTGATGATCTAGAACTTGTTTCAAATATCATATCTGTTGCAAAATCTGCATCTAATGTTCCAATAATAGTAAAAGTTGGACTTGGGTCAACGGACTATTTGTCAACTGTAGAGACGGCGATAAAGGCCGGAGCGGATGCCATAACTGCGATAAACACTCTACGCGCAATGGCAATAGATGTTGAAACACAAAATCCAGTACTAAGTAATGTGATCGGCGGAATGTCTGGATCTCCAATAAAACCTGTTGCCATCAGATGCGTATACGAAATTACAGACAAATTTGACATTCCCGTCATAGGATGTGGAGGTATTTCATCGTGGACTGATGCTACAGAATTTATCCTTGCAGGTGCATCAGCAGTGCAAGTAGGCAGTGCCATAGGAGATGATGGAATGGATATATTTAAGGAAATAAATGATGGACTGTTAAGATACATGGATAGAAAAGGATTTGATTCTATAATGGATATGGTCGGTAGTGTCAGAAAATCCTAA